One Peromyscus leucopus breed LL Stock chromosome 4, UCI_PerLeu_2.1, whole genome shotgun sequence genomic region harbors:
- the LOC114692307 gene encoding 60S ribosomal protein L17-like: MVCYSMDPENPTKSCKSRGSNLQVHFKNTQETAQAIKGMHIRKATKYLKDVTLKKQCVPFRRYNGGVGRCTQAKQWGWTQGRWPKKSAEFLLHMLKNAESNAELKGLDVDSLVIEHIQVNKAPKMRLWTYRAHGWINPYMSFPCHIEMILTEKEQIVPKSEQEVAQKKKISQKKLKKQKLMARE, translated from the coding sequence ATGGTTTGCTACTCGATGGACCCAGAAAACCCTACGAAATCATGCAAATCGAGAGGTTCAAATCTTCAGGTTCACTTTAAGAACACCCAAGAAACTGCCCAGGCCATCAAGGGTATGCATATCCGAAAAGCCACCAAATACCTGAAAGATGTCACTTTAAAGAAGCAATGTGTGCCTTTCCGGCGGTATAATGGTGGAGTCGGTAGGTGCACCCAGGCCAAACAGTGGGGCTGGACACAGGGCCGGTGGCCTAAAAAGAGCGCTGAATTTTTGCTGCACATGCTTAAGAATGCAGAGAGTAATGCTGAGCTGAAGGGTTTAGATGTGGATTCTCTAGTCATTGAACACATCCAGGTGAACAAAGCACCTAAGATGCGCCTATGGACTTACAGAGCTCATGGCTGGATTAACCCATACATGAGCTTCCCCTGCCACATCGAGATGATCCTCACTGAAAAGGAACAAATTGTTCCAAAGTCAGAACAGGAGGttgcacaaaagaaaaagatatcccagaagaaactgaagaaacaaaaacttatgGCACGGGAATAa
- the LOC114692306 gene encoding complex I intermediate-associated protein 30, mitochondrial-like — MASFHKLLTGTYIHRNFLKPRVALHPFIGVHFVHCSSSPLQKQVAPADRVSQKKKTEEGLQEGHDKEVALDITSPDKKPEVSFDKAIRDEVIEHLKLLKDEIKAHWIGPGGRPIQEVIMEQARVVWQFRGKEDLEKWIVTSDKTIGGKSEIFLKMAKNNQSALLYGTLSSEAPQDGKSTQSGYCAIVSRIPRGAFVRKLSYDWSQFNTLYLRVRGDGRPWMVNIRQDTEFIQRKNQMYSYFMFTRGGPYWQEVKIPFSKFFFSNQGRIRDGQSPLVVDKISSIGLTLADKVDGPFFLEIDFIGVFTDPAHTEELAYESSPAVNPDLFR, encoded by the exons ATGGCTTCCTTTCACAAATTACTGACTGGCACTTACATTCATAGAAACTTCCTGAAGCCAAGGGTTGCCTTGCATCCGTTTATAGGTGTTCACTTTGTACACTGTTCTTCCAGTCCTCTTCAGAAACAAGTGGCTCCTGCTGACAGAGTctcccagaaaaagaaaactgaagagggTTTACAAGAGGGTCACGACAAAGAGGTTGCCTTGGATATAACTTCTCCTGACAAGAAACCCGAAGTTAGTTTTGATAAAGCAATTAGAGATGAAGTAATAGAACATTTAAAGCTTTTGAAGGATGAAATTAAGGCTCATTGGATAGGTCCAGGAGGCCGCCCAATACAAGAGGTCATAATGGAGCAAGCCAGGGTTGTCTGGCAGTTTCGTGGAAAAGAAGATTTGGAGAAGTGGATAGTGACTTCTGATAAGACAATTGGAGGCAAAAGTGAAATATTCTTGAAAATGGCCAAGAACAACCAAAGTGCCCTGCTCTATGGGACGCTGAGCTCTGAGGCACCTCAAGATGGAAAAAGTACCCAAAGTGGGTACTGTGCAATAGTATCCAGGATTCCAAGG GGGGCTTTTGTGAGGAAGCTGTCTTATGATTGGTCCCAGTTCAACACTCTGTATCTCCGAGTCCGTGGGGATGGCCGGCCTTGGATGGTGAATATCAGGCAAGACACAGAATTTATCCAGAGAAAAAATCAGATGTACAGTTACTTCATGTTCACCCGTGGGGGGCCCTACTGGCAGGAAGTCAAG ATTCCTTTCTCCAAATTTTTCTTCTCAAATCAAGGAAGGATACGAGATGGCCAGAGCCCACTTGTAGTTGACAAG ATCTCTTCTATAGGACTCACTCTGGCAGATAAGGTGGATGGACCATTCTTCCTGGAAATAGATTTTATTGGTGTGTTTACTGATCCAGCCCATACAGAAGAACTTGCTTATGAGAGTTCTCCAGCTGTTAACCCAGATCTTTTCAGATAG